CTTCTGCTCCTTTTCTTCCTGCCTGGCCTGGGTTTGATCGTATACATGACCGTAGGGGTGAATCGCCGCATTAATCGCATTTACAGCCGCAAGTGGGTGAGCAATATACGTTTGTCGCAACGTTTACAGGAGTACCTGCAGCAGGAGTCGCGGGCCGTGTTGCTCGAACATGCCGACCTGGTTGCCAATAAAAACAGTATCGCACACCTGTTATTTAAAGACACTCTGTCGCCCGTTACCGATAACAATTACGCTGAATTACTGCTCAACGGGGAACAGAAGTTCCCGCTGATGTTACAGGTGTTAAGGTCAGCCGAGCATCACATCCACCTGGAGTATTACATCTTTGAAGAAGATACTATCGGCCGCGAGATTATGGAGGTGTTGAAGGATAAGGCGCGTAACGGGGTGAATGTCCGCTTTATCTATGATGACTTTGGCAGCAGCGACATCAACCGCCGCTTTCTCAAGGAGATGCGTGAAGCAGGGGTGGAGGTGTTTCCTTTTTACCGCGTGCGCATCCTGGCAAATCGTCTCAATTACCGCAATCACCGTAAAATAGTGGTGGTAGACGGGCATACCGGTTTTATCGGCGGTATTAATGTGGCCGATAAATACATCAACGACCCGCGTTACAATCCCACGAAAAAGACGGCCATGTACTGGCGCGATACGCACCTCATGATAAAAGGCCATGCCGTGCATTCGCTGCAATTCATCTTTATGTCGGACTGGAATTTTTGTGCGGAAGCCAACCTGCCAATTACGCACCAGTTTTTCCCGGATTGCGCACAACCTGGCGATTCGCTCGTGCAAATAGCCTCCAGTGGTCCGGATTCGAATCGTTCGGCGATTATGCTGTCGTACCTGGCTGCTATTAACCAGGCGGAACGGGCGGTGTACATTACCACGCCGTACTTCATTCCCAACGATTCGATTTTCGACGCCCTTCGACAGGCCGCGCTTTCCGGTAAAGACGTGCGGCTGCTGTTGCCGGGCGATAAAACGGATAGCCGCCTGGTCGCCATGGCGAGTGAGTCCTACTTCGAAGACCTGCTCAGCTGCGGCGTACGCATCTTCCGTTACCAGAAAGGCTTTGTGCATGCCAAAACGATGGTGGTAGACGAAAACTTGTCTGTCGTAGGAACCGCCAACATGGACATTCGCAGTTTCGATTTCAACTTCGAGGTGAACGCCTTTGTGTATAGTCGGGAAGTAAACCACGAATTAACTCAGTCTTTTTTGTTCGACCAGGTGAACAGCGTGGAGGTGGAGCTGCAAGCATGGCTGTTACGGAGTAAGTGGCGGAAGGTATTCGAGGCGTTGGTAAGGCTGGTGTCCCCACTGCTGTAAGGGTTAACATCGGATCAACTACCAATTAACTATGAATTACGATCGAATTACAGGTATTTAAACGACAAAAACGCCAATTGGTTTTGCCAGTAAAGGGGAAGCGTTTAACTTTCAAACAAAAGGCATCTTAATGTTTATCAGCAACAGTTACGCGGGTCGCTGCCGTTGCGTTGCACACTTCTACTTTATCCATCTATCGGCTAAAAAATATTTGCACATTTCCCAAATCTGTCCTTTCTTTGCATCATTAACCAAATGGTTAAAACTATTAGTTAACATATGGAGTCCGTCAGCAATACCGAACAGCAAATCATTGCCGCCGCTAAGAAGATCTTCTTCCAGCGCGGGATGAGCGGTGCGCGTATGCAGGATATTGCGGACGAGGCAGGGATCAATAAGGCTTTGCTGCATTACTATTTCCGCAGTAAAGACAAGTTGTTCGATATGGTTTTTGAAGATGCGATTGGCGAGATGTTCAGCAACATCAAAGCCAGTCAGCAGCAGGACCTGCCCCTGGACCAAAAGATAGCGGTGCTGGTAAACAGTTACATCAACGTGATCAGTAAAAATCCCTATCTGCCCCAGTTTATTCTGCATGAAGTGAACCAGCAGCCCGAGCGGATGGTGAAGCGGATGACGGGCGGCCCCAATTTCCCCGAAATCAAATCGTTTTTTAAAGATATTCAGGCAGGTGCGAAGAAAGGCTTTATCAGGAAAGTAGATCCCTTGCAACTGGTGATCAGTGTTTTGTCTATGTGTATATTCCCCTTTGTGGCCCGGCCCATGATACAGGGTATATTCGAGATGGACAATAAACAGTTTAACAGGTTTATAGAAGAAAGGCGTACGTTTATCGTCGATTTTGTGAAAGCGGCATTACGGCCGTAGTTTTTTTTGCCCCTGAATTAACCATTTAGTTAAATCAATCAGTTAAAAATGAAAAAGATGTTGAGTCTGTTCGTACTGTTGTACGCGCATACCCTGTGTGCGCAGGATACGGTACTCACCCTGGCCACCTGCCAGCAGCGGGCGCGTGATCATTATCCCTTACTACGCCAGCAGCAATTGTTGCAGGACATTGCCACGCTACAGGTCAAAAATGATCGCACGGCCTGGTTACCGCAGGCGGAGCTGAACGCGCAGGCTACCTATCAGTCAGAAGTAACGAAGGTGCCTATTTCGTTACCCAACATCAAACTGCCACAGGTGGCGAAGGATCAGTACCGGGCTACACTGGATATTAAGCAGCAGCTATACGACGGTGGTGCCACAGCGGCCAAACAACAACTACATGGTGCGCAGCAGCAGGCAGAAACGCAAAAGGTGGAAGTGGAGTTGTACAAATTGAAACAACAGGTAACACAGGTATACTTCAATGCCCTCATCTGGGAAGAACGGGCGAATGCCACCGCGGTCATGATCAGCGACCTGCAACAGCGGCTCGCCCGTATAAAAGCCGGCATCGCCAATGGTACCACACTCGCCTCACAAGCTGATATGCTGGGTGCGGAAATCCTGAAGGCCGAGCAACAGTTATTCGAAGCGCAAAACGGTAAGGACGCCGCCATGCAGGTGATGTCGCTGCTCACGGGTACACAGTTAGCCGCCAACGTACAACTACAGCTGCCCCCCGCCGGCAAAGGCCAGGGCCTGGATGTGCAACTGCGGCCCGAGGTGGCAATGTATCGTTTGCAGACGGATGTGCTGAAACAACAATCAAGGCTTACCGGCATTGGCAACCAACCGAAGGTGAGCGCCTTTGCACAGGGCGGTTACGGCCGTCCCGGTTTAAATATGCTGGCGACCGACTTCGATTTCTATTACATGGCAGGCATCAGGTTCAACTGGAATATCTGGAACTGGCGCTACCATAAAACAGAACAGCAAACCATTTCCCTGCAACAGCAATCGCTCGCCAAACAATCGGAGGCCTTCGTGATGGGTACACAAACGCAGCTGCTGCAACAGGCCGCCGACATCCGTAACCTGGAAAGTGCGGTGGAGAAAGATGTACGCATCGTAGCGCTTCGCCGTAAAGTACGGGAAGTGTCCGGCGCGCAGGTAGATAATGGAGTGCTCACGGTACACGACTACCTCAGCGACCTGAATGCCGAAACGCAGGCCGTAATCAGCCGGAAAACGCATGAAATACAATTGGTGTACGCGATCATCAACTATAACATCACTAAAGGAAACTAATTATGAAATCGATCATCAACACCATAGTCGCATTGGTACTACTCAGCGCCTGCGGTAATAACGAACGGGAGGCCGATGCTTATGGCAACTTCGAAGCCACCGAAGTAATTGTGTCCGCAGAGGGAACGGGCAAGCTCACCACATTCAACATAGAAGAGGGCAACACGCTGGCGGCCAATGCGCTTGTCGGCAGCATCGACTCCACGCAACTGCATCTGAAACAACAACAGTTGGGCGCCAATATTAAAGCGGTATTAAGCAAACAGCCGGACATAACACCGCAGCTGGAGGTCATCCGCCAGCAGATCGCCACGCAGGAAAAGGAGAAACGCCGGGTAGAAAACCTTTTAAAAGCCAATGCCGCCACGCCCAAACAGCTGGACGATATCAATGCACAGATCGCCGTGTTGCAGAAACAAATGACTTCGATGTCGTCGTCGCTGCAAACGCAGATCGGCGGCCTGCGCAGCGAAACACGCCCCCTGGAATTACAGATTGATCAGTTGCGCGATCAGCTGGACCAAACAAGGATACTGAACCCGGTGAACGGAACGGTGCTTACTAAATACGTGGAGCAGGGCGAGGTGGTGACTTACGGCAAACCGCTGTACCGCATTGCCGATCTGTCGGAGATGACGTTGCGGGTGTATGTAGGCGCTAACCAATTGTCCGCCGTAAAAATAGGTCAGGCGGTGAAAGTGCGTACCGATGCGGCGGACGGGCAGTACCGCTACTGGACGGGCAACGTGTCGTGGATAGCTGCTGAAGCGGAGTTTACGCCGAAAATCATCCAGACGAAAGAAGAACGTACGCAGCTCGTATACGCGGTGAAAGTGCGCGTAAAGAACGACGGCGCGCTGAAGATTGGCATGCCGGGCGAAATTTTACTTAACAACTAACAGCCATGGAAGCGATTGTCATCCATCATATTATCAAACAATTCGGTGATGTAACGGCGCTGAATGATGTATCATTCACCGTCAATGAAGGCGAGTTATTCGGACTTATCGGCCCGGATGGGGCGGGAAAGTCTACGCTGTTTCGCATCCTCACCACCCTGCTCGTGGCAGACAAAGGCAGCGCCAGCGTGATGGGTCTCGATATAGTCAAAGATTACAAAACCATCCGCCGCTCAGTGGGCTACATGCCCGGCCGCTTCTCGCTTTACCCGGACCTGAGCACCGAAGAGAACTTACGGTTCTTCGCCACGATCTTCAATACCACCGTGGAAGCTAATTACGACCTCATCCGCGATATCTATGTACAAATAGAGCCGTTTAAAAAACGGCCCGCGGGTAAATTATCAGGCGGGATGAAGCAGAAGCTCGCACTTTGCTGCGCCCTTATCCACAAACCCGCCGTGCTGTTTCTCGATGAACCTACCACCGGCGTGGATCCCGTATCCCGTAAGGAGTTTTGGGAAATGTTGCAGCGGTTAAAAGAACGTGGCATCGCCATACTCGTTTCTACTCCTTACATGGATGAAGCGGTGCTGTGCAACCGGGTGGCGCTTATGCAAAAAGGGCGACTGATGGATATTGATACGCCCCAGGATATTGTCGATCGTTTTCAGCAGCCGCTCTGGGCAGTAAGCGCCGCCGACCGGTACGCCTTAATGGAGCAACTGCGCCAGTACGACGACGTCGCCAGCAGTTATGCCTTCGGCGAACACCTGCACGTTACCTTAAAAAGTGGCGAAGCAGGAGAGGAGCGGCTGCGCGGGCGATTGTCGGGGTTTAATGACCTGCAACTGTTTCGCACCCGCGCAGGTATTGAAGATTGTTTCATGTTCCTCATGCAGGAGCAACATCAATAATATGGACAAAGTAATTGAAACAGAGGCGCTCACCAAGCGGTTCGGCGACTTTATCGCCACGAACGCCATTACATTCGAAGTGGGGCAGGGTGAGATATTCGGCTTCCTTGGGGCTAATGGTGCCGGCAAAACGACGGCGATGCGCATGTTGTGTGGCCTGCTGAAGCCAACGTCCGGCAGCGCAAAGGTGGCGGGGTACGATGTGGCCAGCCAGACGGAGCTCGTGAAAAAGAACATCGGGTACATGAGCCAGAAGTTTTCATTGTACGAAGACCTCACCGTGAAAGAGAACATCCGCTTCTATGGGGGCATTTATGGTCTTAGCCGGCCACGCATCCGGGAGAAGACCGTGCAGCTGCTGGAAAAACTGCAGATCACGAAAGAAGCCGATCAGCTGGTAAGTTCGTTACCGCTCGGCTGGAAGCAAAAGCTGGCCTTTTCTATCGCGATCCTGCATGATCCGTCAATCGTATTCCTGGATGAACCCACGGGTGGTGTGGATCCCATCACGCGGCGCCAGTTCTGGGACCTGATTTACGACGCCGCGCATCAGCAAACCACCGTATTTGTGACCACCCATTACATGGATGAAGCCGAGTACTGCGACCGCATTTCAATGATGGTGGATGGCCGCATCAAAGCGCTGGACACACCGCGCAGGCTCAAAGCACAATTTGGGGCAGATAATATGAACGACGTGTTCCTGCAACTGGCCCGCCAACAACCTTCAAACGAATAATATGCTACAGTTCCTGGCATTTGTAAAAAAGGAGTTTTACCACATCTTCCGCGACCGGCGCACCTTGCTGATCCTGTTCGGCATGCCCGTGGTACAGATTATCCTGTTCGGTTACGCTATTACCAACGAAATTCGTAATGCAGATATCGCCGTGCTGGACCAGGCCAATGATTATTACAGTCAGCGACTGGTTAATAAGATTTCCGCTTCGGGTTACTTCCGCATCAGCCGCACGTTGACGAACGAAAAGGAGATGGAGTCGGCCTTTAAGGATGGGCAGATTAGAATGGCGATCG
This genomic interval from Chitinophaga horti contains the following:
- the cls gene encoding cardiolipin synthase is translated as MLNDILAFLKLHWEAIGLTILYFFTAMAAYKALMETRSSGKTLAYLLLLFFLPGLGLIVYMTVGVNRRINRIYSRKWVSNIRLSQRLQEYLQQESRAVLLEHADLVANKNSIAHLLFKDTLSPVTDNNYAELLLNGEQKFPLMLQVLRSAEHHIHLEYYIFEEDTIGREIMEVLKDKARNGVNVRFIYDDFGSSDINRRFLKEMREAGVEVFPFYRVRILANRLNYRNHRKIVVVDGHTGFIGGINVADKYINDPRYNPTKKTAMYWRDTHLMIKGHAVHSLQFIFMSDWNFCAEANLPITHQFFPDCAQPGDSLVQIASSGPDSNRSAIMLSYLAAINQAERAVYITTPYFIPNDSIFDALRQAALSGKDVRLLLPGDKTDSRLVAMASESYFEDLLSCGVRIFRYQKGFVHAKTMVVDENLSVVGTANMDIRSFDFNFEVNAFVYSREVNHELTQSFLFDQVNSVEVELQAWLLRSKWRKVFEALVRLVSPLL
- a CDS encoding TetR/AcrR family transcriptional regulator; the encoded protein is MESVSNTEQQIIAAAKKIFFQRGMSGARMQDIADEAGINKALLHYYFRSKDKLFDMVFEDAIGEMFSNIKASQQQDLPLDQKIAVLVNSYINVISKNPYLPQFILHEVNQQPERMVKRMTGGPNFPEIKSFFKDIQAGAKKGFIRKVDPLQLVISVLSMCIFPFVARPMIQGIFEMDNKQFNRFIEERRTFIVDFVKAALRP
- a CDS encoding TolC family protein, which codes for MKKMLSLFVLLYAHTLCAQDTVLTLATCQQRARDHYPLLRQQQLLQDIATLQVKNDRTAWLPQAELNAQATYQSEVTKVPISLPNIKLPQVAKDQYRATLDIKQQLYDGGATAAKQQLHGAQQQAETQKVEVELYKLKQQVTQVYFNALIWEERANATAVMISDLQQRLARIKAGIANGTTLASQADMLGAEILKAEQQLFEAQNGKDAAMQVMSLLTGTQLAANVQLQLPPAGKGQGLDVQLRPEVAMYRLQTDVLKQQSRLTGIGNQPKVSAFAQGGYGRPGLNMLATDFDFYYMAGIRFNWNIWNWRYHKTEQQTISLQQQSLAKQSEAFVMGTQTQLLQQAADIRNLESAVEKDVRIVALRRKVREVSGAQVDNGVLTVHDYLSDLNAETQAVISRKTHEIQLVYAIINYNITKGN
- a CDS encoding HlyD family secretion protein, yielding MKSIINTIVALVLLSACGNNEREADAYGNFEATEVIVSAEGTGKLTTFNIEEGNTLAANALVGSIDSTQLHLKQQQLGANIKAVLSKQPDITPQLEVIRQQIATQEKEKRRVENLLKANAATPKQLDDINAQIAVLQKQMTSMSSSLQTQIGGLRSETRPLELQIDQLRDQLDQTRILNPVNGTVLTKYVEQGEVVTYGKPLYRIADLSEMTLRVYVGANQLSAVKIGQAVKVRTDAADGQYRYWTGNVSWIAAEAEFTPKIIQTKEERTQLVYAVKVRVKNDGALKIGMPGEILLNN
- a CDS encoding ABC transporter ATP-binding protein, whose amino-acid sequence is MEAIVIHHIIKQFGDVTALNDVSFTVNEGELFGLIGPDGAGKSTLFRILTTLLVADKGSASVMGLDIVKDYKTIRRSVGYMPGRFSLYPDLSTEENLRFFATIFNTTVEANYDLIRDIYVQIEPFKKRPAGKLSGGMKQKLALCCALIHKPAVLFLDEPTTGVDPVSRKEFWEMLQRLKERGIAILVSTPYMDEAVLCNRVALMQKGRLMDIDTPQDIVDRFQQPLWAVSAADRYALMEQLRQYDDVASSYAFGEHLHVTLKSGEAGEERLRGRLSGFNDLQLFRTRAGIEDCFMFLMQEQHQ
- a CDS encoding ABC transporter ATP-binding protein gives rise to the protein MDKVIETEALTKRFGDFIATNAITFEVGQGEIFGFLGANGAGKTTAMRMLCGLLKPTSGSAKVAGYDVASQTELVKKNIGYMSQKFSLYEDLTVKENIRFYGGIYGLSRPRIREKTVQLLEKLQITKEADQLVSSLPLGWKQKLAFSIAILHDPSIVFLDEPTGGVDPITRRQFWDLIYDAAHQQTTVFVTTHYMDEAEYCDRISMMVDGRIKALDTPRRLKAQFGADNMNDVFLQLARQQPSNE